A region of Arabidopsis thaliana chromosome 5, partial sequence DNA encodes the following proteins:
- the SAG101 gene encoding senescence-associated gene 101 (senescence-associated gene 101 (SAG101); CONTAINS InterPro DOMAIN/s: Lipase, class 3 (InterPro:IPR002921); BEST Arabidopsis thaliana protein match is: alpha/beta-Hydrolases superfamily protein (TAIR:AT3G52430.1); Has 536 Blast hits to 436 proteins in 38 species: Archae - 0; Bacteria - 6; Metazoa - 0; Fungi - 0; Plants - 513; Viruses - 0; Other Eukaryotes - 17 (source: NCBI BLink).), translating to MESSSSLKGSALGKLVVTSGLLHSSWSKILEIHNPPYSNHDPGLQVSKKKKDSGLEFQIHREEKFTLVVFSAPPICRSSSSDSTLLHVKDKENPFPFLCSENNPSFSLHTPAFNLFTSASTSLTYLKSELLQTLKSEKPVIITGAALGGSVASLYTLWLLETIEPTLKRPLCITFGSPLIGDASLQQILENSVRNSCFLHVVSAQTRIKMDFFKPFGTFLICFDSGCVCIEDHVAVTELLNGVHDSGLVDYSQVLNRLDQSMLSLADSRLIPEDVIKGIEKRAEMKNLRFDMMFKKLNDMKISMAYIEWYKKKCKEVKIGYYDRFKTQLAFPSKEFDINIKNHHKSELNRFWKSVVEEVERRPQSDASILKRRFLFSGNNYRRMIEPLDIAEYYLEGRKEYRTTGRSHHYVMLEKWFGMESILIEKERCKKRDLSDLLTFDSCFWAEVEDSLIVINQLNTTVGMRDDVREVLTRKLVEFEGYVWEIITKREVSPEIFLEESSFMKWWKEYKKIKGFNSSYLTEFMNTRKYESYGKSQ from the exons Atggagtcttcttcttcact AAAAGGTTCTGCACTTGGGAAGCTTGTGGTGACCTCTGGTCTCTTACATAGCTCATGGAGTAAGATCTTGGAGATACATAACCCACCTTATTCGAATCATGATCCAGGTCtacaagtttcaaaaaaaaaaaaagattcaggTCTAGAATTTCAGATTCACCGAGAAGAGAAATTCACACTTGTGGTTTTTAGCGCACCACCGATCTGCAGAAGTAGTAGCTCTGATTCTACTCTTCTTCATGtgaaagataaagaaaatccTTTCCCATTCCTCTGCTCCGAGAACAACCCATCATTCTCTCTTCACACACCTGCTTTTAACCTTTTTACCTCTGCTTCTACTAGTCTCACTTACCTCAAATCAGAG TTGCTCCAAACGCTCAAGTCTGAGAAACCGGTGATCATCACCGGAGCTGCGTTAGGAGGGTCTGTTGCATCTCTCTATACGCTATGGCTTCTTGAAACCATCGAACCGACGTTAAAACGTCCCTTATGCATCACATTTGGCTCGCCATTGATCGGAGACGCTTCTCTTCAACAGATTCTTGAGAACTCTGTGAGGAATTCATGTTTCCTTCACGTTGTATCAGCACAAACTCGTATCAAGATGGACTTCTTCAAACCTTTTGGAACGTTTTTGATCTGTTTTGATTCCGGATGTGTTTGCATCGAGGACCATGTGGCGGTCACAGAGTTGCTAAACGGTGTTCATGATTCGGGTCTAGTAGACTACAGCCAAGTTCTAAATCGTCTTGACCAATCCATGTTGTCTCTGGCGGATTCAAGATTGATCCCTGAAGATGTTATCAAAGGAATAGAGAAACGTgcagaaatgaaaaatctgCGATTTGATATGATGTTTAAGAAACTAAACGACATGAAGATATCGATGGCTTATATAGAGTGGTACAAAAAGAAATGCAAGGAGGTCAAGATCGGTTACTACGATCGGTTCAAGACTCAGCTCGCGTTTCCGTCGAAAGAGTTTGATATAAACATCAAGAATCACCACAAATCAGAGCTAAACCGTTTTTGGAAATCAGTAGTTGAAGAAGTAGAGAGGAGGCCGCAGAGCGATGCATCGATTCTCAAGAGACGGTTTCTATTCTCGGGGAACAATTACAGACGGATGATCGAACCACTCGATATTGCTGAATATTACCTCGAGGGTCGGAAAGAGTATCGAACTACGGGAAGGTCTCACCACTATGTTATGCTTGAGAAATGGTTTGGAATGGAATCGATATTAATAGAAAAGGAAAGAtgcaaaaagagagatttgagtgATCTTTTGAcgtttgattcttgtttttggGCTGAAGTTGAGGATTCGTTGATTGTAATTAATCAGTTGAATACAACTGTGGGGATGAGAGACGATGTGAGAGAGGTATTGACTAGAAAACTCGTGGAGTTTGAGGGATACGTGTGGGAGATAATCACAAAACGTGAGGTTTCGCCGGAGATATTCTTAGAGGAAAGCAGTTTCATGAAGTGGTGGAAAGAGTACAAAAAGATCAAAGGCTTTAATTCTTCATACTTGACCGAGTTTATGAACACCCGGAAGTACGAGAGTTATGGTAAGTCACAATAA
- the SAG101 gene encoding senescence-associated gene 101 (senescence-associated gene 101 (SAG101); CONTAINS InterPro DOMAIN/s: Lipase, class 3 (InterPro:IPR002921); BEST Arabidopsis thaliana protein match is: alpha/beta-Hydrolases superfamily protein (TAIR:AT3G52430.1); Has 224 Blast hits to 223 proteins in 35 species: Archae - 0; Bacteria - 4; Metazoa - 0; Fungi - 0; Plants - 205; Viruses - 0; Other Eukaryotes - 15 (source: NCBI BLink).): MESSSSLKGSALGKLVVTSGLLHSSWSKILEIHNPPYSNHDPGLQVSKKKKDSGLEFQIHREEKFTLVVFSAPPICRSSSSDSTLLHVKDKENPFPFLCSENNPSFSLHTPAFNLFTSASTSLTYLKSELLQTLKSEKPVIITGAALGGSVASLYTLWLLETIEPTLKRPLCITFGSPLIGDASLQQILENSVRNSCFLHVVSAQTRIKMDFFKPFGTFLICFDSGCVCIEDHVAVTEV, encoded by the exons Atggagtcttcttcttcact AAAAGGTTCTGCACTTGGGAAGCTTGTGGTGACCTCTGGTCTCTTACATAGCTCATGGAGTAAGATCTTGGAGATACATAACCCACCTTATTCGAATCATGATCCAGGTCtacaagtttcaaaaaaaaaaaaagattcaggTCTAGAATTTCAGATTCACCGAGAAGAGAAATTCACACTTGTGGTTTTTAGCGCACCACCGATCTGCAGAAGTAGTAGCTCTGATTCTACTCTTCTTCATGtgaaagataaagaaaatccTTTCCCATTCCTCTGCTCCGAGAACAACCCATCATTCTCTCTTCACACACCTGCTTTTAACCTTTTTACCTCTGCTTCTACTAGTCTCACTTACCTCAAATCAGAG TTGCTCCAAACGCTCAAGTCTGAGAAACCGGTGATCATCACCGGAGCTGCGTTAGGAGGGTCTGTTGCATCTCTCTATACGCTATGGCTTCTTGAAACCATCGAACCGACGTTAAAACGTCCCTTATGCATCACATTTGGCTCGCCATTGATCGGAGACGCTTCTCTTCAACAGATTCTTGAGAACTCTGTGAGGAATTCATGTTTCCTTCACGTTGTATCAGCACAAACTCGTATCAAGATGGACTTCTTCAAACCTTTTGGAACGTTTTTGATCTGTTTTGATTCCGGATGTGTTTGCATCGAGGACCATGTGGCGGTCACAGA AGTTTGA
- the SAG101 gene encoding senescence-associated gene 101 (senescence-associated gene 101 (SAG101); Has 22 Blast hits to 22 proteins in 4 species: Archae - 0; Bacteria - 0; Metazoa - 0; Fungi - 0; Plants - 22; Viruses - 0; Other Eukaryotes - 0 (source: NCBI BLink).) → MESSSSLKGSALGKLVVTSGLLHSSWSKILEIHNPPYSNHDPGLQVSKKKKDSGLEFQIHREEKFTLVVFSAPPICRSSSSDSTLLHVKDKENPFPFLCSENNPSFSLHTPAFNLFTSASTSLTYLKSEVI, encoded by the exons Atggagtcttcttcttcact AAAAGGTTCTGCACTTGGGAAGCTTGTGGTGACCTCTGGTCTCTTACATAGCTCATGGAGTAAGATCTTGGAGATACATAACCCACCTTATTCGAATCATGATCCAGGTCtacaagtttcaaaaaaaaaaaaagattcaggTCTAGAATTTCAGATTCACCGAGAAGAGAAATTCACACTTGTGGTTTTTAGCGCACCACCGATCTGCAGAAGTAGTAGCTCTGATTCTACTCTTCTTCATGtgaaagataaagaaaatccTTTCCCATTCCTCTGCTCCGAGAACAACCCATCATTCTCTCTTCACACACCTGCTTTTAACCTTTTTACCTCTGCTTCTACTAGTCTCACTTACCTCAAATCAGAGGTAATTTAA